Proteins encoded by one window of Salvia splendens isolate huo1 chromosome 14, SspV2, whole genome shotgun sequence:
- the LOC121764515 gene encoding putative transcription factor bHLH107, whose protein sequence is MDKAAPLGHVVDHVKEQRQRAKEASKISSGVPSEIDESRIFPLLLSLAKCGRDIVDQIEDGSEQIKSSICCDDRPELFAEIGSALKALEATIVEANFTKHTHQHPHNP, encoded by the exons ATGGACAAGGCGGCGCCATTGGGGCACGTGGTGGATCACGTGAAGGAGCAGCGGCAGAGGGCGAAGGAGGCGAGCAAAATCAGCAGCGGCGTGCCGAGCGAGATCGACGAG TCACGGATTTTCCCACTTTTACTATCATtagcaaagtgcggtcgtgacatcgTCGATCAGATTGAAGACGGATCGGAGCAGATCAAGTCGTCGATCTGTTGCGACGATCGGCCGGAGCTCTTCGCGGAGATCGGGAGCGCTCTGAAAGCGCTGGAAGCCACCATTGTTGAAGCCAACTTCACGAAGCACACACACCAGCACCCTCACAATccctaa
- the LOC121763576 gene encoding putative RING-H2 finger protein ATL36: MISSGINLVMTVIGFTVSTLFIVFVCTRLICARIQLNASRRSFARASGSDFSILERGLHGIKPLVVANFPTRKYQDLCLTSKENAQCSICLSEYHGEDSLRFLPLCGHSFHAACIDIWLQQHSTCPVCRVSLRELPEKKWFMQPMFSSAVRSQQPVNAHYCHCMANGPRPESLSHNNLSVHPSVQEDRCRPEADPVHFGDAKESGNVKTGTPSDR; encoded by the exons ATGATATCTTCAGGCATAAATTTGGTGATGACAGTGATTGGATTCACAGTCAGTACCTTGTTTATAGTGTTTGTGTGCACGAGGTTAATTTGTGCAAGAATTCAGCTGAATGCTTCAAGAAGGTCTTTTGCCAGAGCTTCTGGATCTGATTTCAGCATT ttggaaaggGGACTTCATGGAATCAAGCCGCTCGTAGTAGCCAATTTTCCCACGAGAAAGTACCAAGACCTGTGCTTGACATCGAAAGAAAATGCTCA GTGCTCGATTTGTCTGTCCGAGTATCACGGAGAGGACTCGCTCCGTTTCCTACCCCTCTGCGGACACTCCTTCCACGCAGCGTGCATCGACATATGGCTGCAGCAGCACTCCACGTGCCCGGTGTGCAGAGTCTCGCTTCGTGAGCTTCCCGAAAAAAAGTGGTTCATGCAGCCGATGTTCAGCTCAGCTGTCCGGTCTCAGCAGCCTGTCAACGCGCACTACTGTCACTGCATGGCAAACGGCCCAAGGCCCGAGTCTCTGTCCCACAACAACCTCTCGGTGCACCCCTCCGTTCAGGAGGACCGTTGTCGGCCAGAGGCGGATCCAGTCCACTTCGGAGACGCCAAAGAATCGGGAAATGTGAAAACCGGGACCCCGTCCGATCGGTGA